The nucleotide window TCCTCATCGCTGGTGTCGTCAGATTTGGCAGCGGCCCGTTTGGGATAGAGGCCGGTTTTAAGATCCGGCTCCTCCTGGTCGTGATCATCCATGAGGAACTGCGTGGTGTTATAAGGAGCCACTGGCTGGCCCTTGGCGAACATCTCGGCTCGAATCCTCGAAGCTCGCAGGCTCTGTTTCTCATCgaactttttcttctcctcccagGTCAGCGTGTAGTACGGTTTCCAATGCCTCTTCTTCTTGGAGGGGCGTCTCCTATGTTTTTTCTTGCCCAGCTGTCTCTGCTGCTGTCCCCACGCCTCCTCGCCCCCTGCGGCAGAAGCCCCCAACTTGTTGGCCTTCGGCCTCTGTTCCCCTCCCGCCGCCGGCTGGGGGGCACCGCCAGCGGATAAGTCGTCCCCATTCTGGCCGTTCTCACCCGCTTCCGGACAGCTGGATTCTGGGCAGACCTGGGTCTGCACGGGAGGCGGCTGGAGCTCCAGGCTCCCTTCCCCGCCCTGCCCCGGAGAGCCACCCGACTGGGGGGACGCTCTCGATTGCCA belongs to Eubalaena glacialis isolate mEubGla1 chromosome 19, mEubGla1.1.hap2.+ XY, whole genome shotgun sequence and includes:
- the HEXIM1 gene encoding protein HEXIM1, giving the protein MAEPLLSEYQHQPQTSNCTGAAAVHEEPNSDRPPGAEERVPEEDSRWQSRASPQSGGSPGQGGEGSLELQPPPVQTQVCPESSCPEAGENGQNGDDLSAGGAPQPAAGGEQRPKANKLGASAAGGEEAWGQQQRQLGKKKHRRRPSKKKRHWKPYYTLTWEEKKKFDEKQSLRASRIRAEMFAKGQPVAPYNTTQFLMDDHDQEEPDLKTGLYPKRAAAKSDDTSDEDFMEEAGEEDGGSDGMGGDGSEFLQRDFSETYERYHAESLQNMSKQELIKEYLELEKCLSRMEDENNRLRLESKRLGGDDARVRELELELDRLRAENLQLLTENELHRQQERAPLSKFGD